A region of the Drosophila subpulchrella strain 33 F10 #4 breed RU33 chromosome 3L, RU_Dsub_v1.1 Primary Assembly, whole genome shotgun sequence genome:
ataaaataaacttaaatttcaCCAGCTtgataaaaaataacaaagcTAAAAAACTACAACAAAcgataataaaatataaaatatctcaagatctCAAGATTTAAAAAGACAGATAACGAAATAAAAAACTTGAAATATTCTATTTCAAAACATAACCGAATATTTCAAAGCAACCAATTCCGGAATTTCATCAGACAAAAAGACACTTTAGTTAAAGTATAAGCACCAGATCATAATGCGTTCCCTACCGATGTTTTGGCGTATGGCTGAGGAGATGACCCGGATGCCACGCCTCTCCTCGCCCTTCCAGGCCTTCTTCCACGAACCGCCCGTTTGGAGTGTGGCCCTTCCGAGGAACTGGCAGCAGATTGCCCGCTGGCAGGAGCAGGAGTTCGCCCCACCGGCCACCATTAACAAGGAGGGCTACAAACTCACCCTGGACGTCAAGGACTACAGCGAGCTGAAGGTCAAGGTGCTGGACGAGAGCGTTGTCCTGGTGGAGGGCAAATCGGAGCAGCAGAAGGGCGACCAGGGAGGCTATAGCTCCAGGCACTTCCTCCGACGCTTCGTCCTGCCGGAAGGATACGAAGCGGACAAGGTGACCTCCAGTCTGAGCAGCGACGGCGTCCTGACCATCAGTGTGCCCAATCCTCCGGCGGTCCAGGAGAGCCTCAAGGAGCGTGAGGTGCCCATCGAACAGACCGGGGAGCCGGCCAAGAAATCCGCTGATGAGCCAAAGATCGAGAACAAACAGCAGTGATATAATGAGCTCCTATTAAAAGTAAACACATGCTAGTGAAGCCCCTATTTATAGTTAGATCTATCCATCCTTACCAAGAAAATTTTAGGACTTGTAAAATTAATAGGTTAATTCGTAAACCTTTTAGATTTGTAGAAGAAAATACATGCTCACAAGATTATTAAGCGAAATACTGTCTTTATTTTTGGGTTGGGATCTTGACATGGtatatgatattatattatatgatAATGTTTATATGTACCTACATATGTATATTGAGTATCCGTTTTTATTTGAACCAATTCCTTTCCTTAGATGGAAATATATTATATGATAAGTACAATATACTGTGTACATGGTACTTATTTCAGTTCTTgttttaaaacattatttattgaaaCTTTCTCTTGGAAATCTAAAGATACCTTGCCTTAGATGGAAATACTTTAAAGACCCCCCAGAAATACTTTCCATTTTAGTCTATATTTATCTGGCACCTTGGCCCCATGCCTCCTACCTTTTCCGCTTCCTTCGATGATTCCGGTGACGTAGCCACTTGACGCGGGTCCAACTGGCCGTAATATTGTCGTGTGCACCTCGTTGGCCTCGCCGCTGCACTTGGCCGATCCGATTCGTTGCGAGAACCCATCCGATGCGCCTCGTCCGGATGACTCATCCACCGTCTCCGCCATCCGCCATCAGCCATCCGCAATCCGCGTACGGCGAGGCCAGTCGACCATCTATAAAAGAACTGACGGCGGCGGCGACAAGTTTTATAAGAATTTCAAACCCGTACGCTAGCGGATCGTTGCCCTAATCCCGTCGAGAAATGTCTCTGGTGCCCACTACATATCGCGATTTGTCGCGCGAATTCGATCGTCCTCGTCCGCTCTACCAGCCACCTTATGACTTCCAACTATATCCGTATTTGTGGGATGATCCGCGTGTCTGGTGGCCTTCGACACATACCAGCAGGAGCGACCTGCTCCGACCTCTGGATGAGCTGGTGTCGCGGCGGGTGCGGAATCAGTTGATCCAATCGACGCCCTACGAATGGTCCCATCCCATGCGGTGGGATAACTACTATTCCGGCGAGCGAGTCCATGTGGATGAGAAGGGTTTCCGAGTGGACATAGATGTGCGGCAGTTTCATCCGCACGAAATCGTGGTCAAGACCAATGACGACTATGTGATTGTCCAGGGCAACCACAATCGTCGGAACGAGGGATCCAATGGCCTGGTGGAGAGGCACTTTGTGCGGAAGTATCTCCTGCCACGCGGCTACAATGCCAACGAGGTAATCTCGGACATATCCAGCGATGGCATCCTCACCATCAAGGCTCCACCACCGCCACCAGCTAAATACTACTCTCCCGGGGAGCGTTTGGTCCGCGTCCATGAGACTGGCAAGCTGGCCCTGCCCTGGAAATAAACCACGATCCCGGCATGGATGTGTTTACCAAACGCAAAGATCTACCCATCAAAAGCGCCTAACTCAAGGTGAACTATTTTCGGACAGCAAGCAAGTGCAGCCGATCATTTGAATTGGATtcaaacataaataaaatacaaattgtaCTCGTAGGTAATATATAAAATgcgcaataaatattttctagaAACACTGGGGTTTACGGAGGGGTCTTGGCCCCGTCGCGCCCAAATGCAGGCGTCAATGTTTTTGGTGGTAAAATACTTCCTTATACTTGTACGGAACTTTCCTTTAAacactaattaaaaattgttgatCTTCAGAATATTAACTCTTTAGAAGATACATCATGCTATATAGTTCCCTATCTCTGATATTTTAATAGCTACTAATTAATGGAAAATGCATAAATTAAAAGCTATCGCAAGTACTAGCATCACAGAAATTATTGCAGTAACATTTGTTTTAATCTTAATTTTTGACATACTCCAAACAAGCATTGTGGTCTTTATAAAGACTCTTTACAAGAAGTATAAAATATAGAGTTCAGGTTTTTCTTTCAATCTAACTTCCCGAAAAATAAAGACAACAAAATGAAGTTTAACTTTTCACACCAGGTGATTTAATAACTTATTCTTTAAGTCTTTAGCTCGTTACAAATGCaatgaaataaataaggaaCACACATATTTGTGAGGGAATGATGGGTGCTTTGGGAGTACAATATGGAGTTAATGCTCTTAATGATTTTTAGGAATACAACaggaattcgatgatctcCAGATCGGCTCTACTTGGCGCCGGTGCTGGCCTTAGGGGTGCCGTTGGTGGCTCCGTTCTCCTTGCCCTTCAGCTCGCTGGCCTGATTCGGCTTGACGTTGAGGTGGGCGGGACCCACTTGCTGGATCTGGATGACGCGCTCCTTGGACTTGTCCTCGATGGCCTGCGGCTTGGGAATGCTGACGGTGAGCACGCCATCGGAGGATAGTTGCGAGACAACCTGCTCCGGCTTGTAGCCCTCGGGAACCTTGTAGCGACGCACAAAGTGCCGCATGATGTAGCCATGGTCATCCTGGCGCTCCTCGTGCTTGCCCTCCACCAAGATGGAGTCGTCCACCACCTTGACGTTGAGCTCACTGGGCTTGAACTGGGCCACGTCCATGCACACCTGGAAGCCATCCTTGCCCACCTGTGCGGTGGCTGGCCAGTGGATGTCGTTCTGGTTGGCCATCTGGCGACGAAGGGCCAACACCTGGCCGGCGGGCGACGAGGGGCAGATGGGCGAGGCGCAGGGGCAACCGTTGATCGAGCGGCGACGCTGATTGCCATGGGGCTGCAGGTAGTGGGGATTCACTCCCAGGCCAAACTCGTAAATGGGGCTGCGGGGCTCCTGGAGTTCGTCCACCAGCGAAAGAAGAGTAGATAGCGCCATTTTGGTTTTGACTTTTTAGGTTAGACTTTCGCGGaaatatttcttctttttttttggttaggTTGAATGAACTTTTGTGACTTGCAAAGGTATTTTATTCCTTTTccttttataattttctttctttttaaagTTCAAGTTGCTTGTTTGGACTTGTTGGCTTGTTTGCTGTTCGATTTTTGAATTCGATCTGTGCTCTCTTCGTCAGCCAGCGCTGCTTTTATAGCCCGCTGAGCTTTTCTCGAAGAGTCTGGAATGAGCGAGAAAAAGAGAAGAGCGGAGAGAGAGAGCGCACACAGAGAGAAAACAACTAAAACTGAGGGTAACTTTGATGAACACCGTTTCTAGACAAACAAATAAGTTTGTTTTGGGACTTTTCGCCAGAAAATTCAACAATTGGAAGTCTTTTAAATTAGACTACatctcaaaaaactaaaaaactgAGAGAAAGAACGCCaaacaatcaatatttttttctgtgtaaaaAGAGAGCGGAGAGCGCATGTGTGGGTGATAGTAAGTGAGAGAGGGAGAGTTAAGTTTGGGGAGGGCGAAAATTCTAGAAGAGTCCAGCAAACACCAGAGTAAAGAGAGTTCTCGCAATTTCCTAGGCTGCGTGCAAAAGAGAAAGCCGGCTAAcggcaaacaaaacaaaactgcATTTTTCTTTATTCTGTTTTTCCTCTTTATTGTTAAGTACATTATTTCGTGTTTCTGTCTTTAAGTTTTACTGGAATACTTGTAGTTGTTGTCACATATGTTTTTTAGGAAATCATAC
Encoded here:
- the LOC119552996 gene encoding heat shock protein 26, which encodes MALSTLLSLVDELQEPRSPIYEFGLGVNPHYLQPHGNQRRRSINGCPCASPICPSSPAGQVLALRRQMANQNDIHWPATAQVGKDGFQVCMDVAQFKPSELNVKVVDDSILVEGKHEERQDDHGYIMRHFVRRYKVPEGYKPEQVVSQLSSDGVLTVSIPKPQAIEDKSKERVIQIQQVGPAHLNVKPNQASELKGKENGATNGTPKASTGAK
- the LOC119553181 gene encoding heat shock protein 22; this encodes MRSLPMFWRMAEEMTRMPRLSSPFQAFFHEPPVWSVALPRNWQQIARWQEQEFAPPATINKEGYKLTLDVKDYSELKVKVLDESVVLVEGKSEQQKGDQGGYSSRHFLRRFVLPEGYEADKVTSSLSSDGVLTISVPNPPAVQESLKEREVPIEQTGEPAKKSADEPKIENKQQ
- the LOC119552997 gene encoding heat shock protein 27 translates to MSLVPTTYRDLSREFDRPRPLYQPPYDFQLYPYLWDDPRVWWPSTHTSRSDLLRPLDELVSRRVRNQLIQSTPYEWSHPMRWDNYYSGERVHVDEKGFRVDIDVRQFHPHEIVVKTNDDYVIVQGNHNRRNEGSNGLVERHFVRKYLLPRGYNANEVISDISSDGILTIKAPPPPPAKYYSPGERLVRVHETGKLALPWK